Part of the Paenibacillus kyungheensis genome, GGTTTCCCTTTGATCCGTAGAACATCTTCTCTGGTATCTGCCAAAGAAATTCCATTCAAACGGCTATATTGTTCATCATAAACAGAGTCAGTCGTTGAATACACCGCAGTCGAAGCTGTTAACTTAGGTGTCGCTACTTCAGTATAAGATACTGGTGTTGCTTCATAATCAGCAGTTTGTACAGCTGTAACAGCTTGTACTGGAGTAGCAGCGGATACTTGAGCAGAACCGGAGTAAGGGGACAATATGCCAGCAAGTAACATCATGAAAGTAATCATCGTCTCACCCTTTCTTACGGTATAAACTCTCAATACAATATACGTTGTTATCGGTTATACCTTTGGTTAATGATCTTAAAAATGTACAAATTCCTTTTATTTACGATATCTTTGCCATACTGTAGCCGCTGTATCTACCCATTTCATCCAGTTGGTAGCTTTACTGTGGCTATATGTAGCTGAGTACGATTGCAATGTACGTTGTTGAGGTGTAGAAGCAGTCGCTTGATTGCTTACGCCTGTTTTTGTAGAAGCAACCGGTTTTGGTTTACTTTCACCAATATGTTTTACTTTTTCAATAACACGTGTCGACAAATCTTTAGAAGACAATGTCACTTCGTTTAAGATTTCGCCCAAGTTTTTTACAGTTTCCATTAAAGGATCAACCTGTTTTAGTTTGTGTTCAACATCCACTGTAATATCATTCACGTTACGGATCGTTTGTTTCACTTCATACGTTAACTCTTCGATCGTTTTTTGTACGTCTACCAAAGTAGAAGATACATTGTCTAAAGATTTTGCTGCGGATTGAAGCACTTTAATTAGGAAAATAACAAGTGCTACAAATGCTAATGCGATAACGGCTACACTAATCTCAATAATCA contains:
- a CDS encoding DUF948 domain-containing protein; protein product: MIIEISVAVIALAFVALVIFLIKVLQSAAKSLDNVSSTLVDVQKTIEELTYEVKQTIRNVNDITVDVEHKLKQVDPLMETVKNLGEILNEVTLSSKDLSTRVIEKVKHIGESKPKPVASTKTGVSNQATASTPQQRTLQSYSATYSHSKATNWMKWVDTAATVWQRYRK